One part of the Vibrio hyugaensis genome encodes these proteins:
- a CDS encoding carbohydrate ABC transporter permease, whose protein sequence is MNQAASKVMETSERESIFSRLNLKALTPYGFLLPFLIIFSVFGIFPLLFSIFLSFHEWNPVEGLGAMDYVGFENYHIALTDPWLWRSLKNTLWLAVTSGVAQHLVALPVAYILVSLGDRFRHWLTSAYFLPFITSTVAASLIFFNMYSPNSGIINQSLMALADSTLFGWAFSWVNDFQPIRWLDDATMVKPSIAIMVFWKYTGFNIVLYTTGLMTIPKDILEAARMDGANAWRRFWSISLPMIRPFIFFAVTMTIIGNLQLFEEPFVLTRGTGGTGQSGLTISMYLYKVGWEWLEMGTASAISWLLFTLIAGCTAIQFFFFGKKGLGEQ, encoded by the coding sequence ATGAATCAGGCAGCGAGCAAGGTTATGGAAACATCAGAGCGTGAGAGTATTTTTTCTCGTCTAAATTTGAAAGCGCTTACACCGTATGGATTCCTACTGCCGTTTTTGATTATTTTTTCCGTGTTTGGGATTTTCCCGTTACTGTTTTCTATTTTTCTTTCCTTCCATGAGTGGAACCCTGTTGAAGGTTTGGGGGCGATGGATTATGTGGGTTTTGAGAATTACCACATTGCACTGACCGACCCGTGGCTTTGGCGTTCATTAAAGAACACACTCTGGCTAGCTGTGACTTCTGGTGTCGCGCAACACTTGGTGGCATTGCCTGTTGCGTACATCTTGGTGTCGCTAGGAGACCGCTTCCGTCATTGGTTGACGTCGGCTTACTTCTTGCCGTTCATCACTTCAACGGTGGCTGCGTCGCTCATCTTCTTTAACATGTATTCGCCAAACTCAGGGATCATCAACCAAAGCTTGATGGCGTTGGCAGATAGCACGCTGTTCGGCTGGGCATTCTCTTGGGTGAACGACTTCCAACCAATCCGTTGGTTAGATGACGCCACTATGGTTAAACCTTCTATCGCCATCATGGTGTTCTGGAAGTACACCGGTTTCAACATTGTGCTTTACACCACTGGCTTGATGACGATTCCTAAAGACATCCTAGAAGCGGCACGCATGGACGGTGCAAACGCATGGCGTCGTTTCTGGAGCATTTCACTGCCAATGATTCGCCCATTCATCTTCTTTGCGGTCACCATGACCATCATCGGTAACTTGCAGTTGTTCGAAGAACCTTTTGTCCTAACGCGTGGTACGGGTGGTACAGGCCAATCAGGTTTAACCATCTCTATGTACCTCTACAAAGTGGGCTGGGAATGGTTAGAGATGGGGACTGCATCAGCGATTTCATGGTTACTGTTTACCTTGATTGCAGGCTGTACGGCGATTCAATTCTTCTTCTTCGGTAAGAAAGGTCTAGGGGAGCAATAA
- a CDS encoding carbohydrate ABC transporter permease, producing the protein MTTTTLPAAQRWRPSDRSIEIFTKILMVMLGTVLVVSAIMTVFPFIWSALLSTRDRTEIFGTGISFAIGDSLAVNYAKLLEIMPFWQAMFNSIYIAFLGTTISLLFCSMGGYAFAVYKFKGKNLLFGMLVGSMMIPPVLSLIPYFMIVKFLGLLDNHLAVWLPFTTTPFGIFLMRQHVVASIPKELLEAAKLDGAGEFRTYWSVVLPLMKPALATLAIVQFVFFWNMFMQPLVVLTTPENYVITQALRSVQGIPNTPWGAVMLGTTISILPLVITYLFASKQMISGLTSGAVKG; encoded by the coding sequence ATGACTACAACTACCTTACCTGCGGCGCAGCGTTGGCGTCCAAGCGATCGCAGCATCGAGATCTTTACCAAGATATTAATGGTGATGCTCGGCACTGTGTTGGTGGTGTCTGCCATCATGACCGTATTCCCGTTCATTTGGTCGGCGTTGCTATCGACGCGTGACCGCACTGAAATCTTCGGCACAGGCATCAGCTTTGCCATTGGTGACAGCCTCGCGGTGAACTACGCAAAGCTACTGGAAATCATGCCTTTCTGGCAGGCGATGTTTAACTCCATCTACATCGCGTTCCTAGGTACCACGATTTCACTGCTGTTTTGTAGCATGGGCGGTTACGCCTTTGCGGTGTACAAGTTCAAGGGCAAAAACTTGCTGTTTGGCATGCTGGTCGGGTCGATGATGATTCCACCGGTACTGAGCTTGATTCCGTACTTCATGATCGTGAAATTTCTTGGCTTGCTCGATAACCATCTTGCCGTTTGGTTACCGTTCACGACCACACCATTTGGTATTTTCTTGATGCGCCAACACGTGGTGGCATCGATTCCGAAAGAGCTGTTAGAAGCGGCGAAGCTCGATGGCGCGGGTGAATTTAGAACTTACTGGAGCGTGGTATTGCCACTGATGAAACCGGCGCTCGCAACCCTAGCAATCGTGCAGTTTGTCTTCTTCTGGAACATGTTCATGCAGCCACTTGTGGTACTGACAACGCCAGAAAACTACGTGATTACGCAGGCACTGCGAAGTGTGCAGGGCATTCCGAATACGCCGTGGGGAGCGGTGATGCTCGGAACCACCATCTCCATTTTACCGTTAGTGATTACTTACTTATTTGCCTCAAAACAGATGATCAGCGGCTTGACCTCTGGTGCCGTCAAGGGCTAA
- a CDS encoding ABC transporter ATP-binding protein: MAKVEFKNIKKSYDDVEVVKHFDFTVQDGEFVVFLGPSGCGKSTTLRMLAGLESITGGEIYVGDKLMNKVDAKDRDLAMVFQSYALYPHMTVYENIAFALKLKGMPKDQIDVEVRKAAKMLELDALLERKPKELSGGQRQRVAMGRAMVRTPKVFLFDEPLSNLDAKLRGVMREEIKHLHRELKTTTIYVTHDQIEAMTLADRIVILKDGYVAQVGTPTEVFQRPANKFVAQFIGNPSMNMLDAKLVGEEGNWEVELGEVRIPLPERFKAHASKNLALHFGVRPTDIHLRAEQVDHDRVLPFPVKIKDKELLGASILLKTEIAGQPLMVETQAAEVDVDTLTLYLDLDAIHLFDALSENSLATF, translated from the coding sequence ATGGCAAAAGTCGAATTCAAAAACATCAAGAAATCCTACGATGATGTTGAGGTAGTGAAACACTTCGACTTCACGGTTCAAGATGGCGAGTTTGTGGTTTTTCTCGGCCCTTCGGGCTGTGGTAAGTCGACTACACTGCGTATGCTTGCGGGTTTGGAAAGCATCACTGGCGGTGAGATTTACGTCGGTGACAAGTTGATGAACAAGGTCGATGCCAAAGACCGTGACCTTGCGATGGTGTTTCAAAGTTATGCACTGTACCCACATATGACGGTTTACGAGAACATCGCTTTTGCCCTCAAGCTAAAAGGGATGCCAAAAGACCAAATCGATGTCGAAGTACGCAAAGCCGCGAAAATGCTTGAGCTTGACGCGTTATTAGAACGTAAGCCAAAAGAGCTGTCTGGTGGTCAACGTCAACGCGTTGCAATGGGCCGTGCAATGGTACGTACGCCAAAAGTATTCCTATTTGATGAGCCGCTATCGAACCTAGATGCCAAGTTACGTGGCGTCATGCGTGAAGAGATCAAACACCTTCACCGTGAACTGAAGACCACTACCATCTACGTGACACATGATCAGATTGAAGCCATGACATTGGCGGATCGCATCGTGATTCTAAAAGATGGTTATGTGGCTCAGGTCGGCACACCAACAGAAGTGTTCCAACGCCCGGCAAACAAATTTGTGGCTCAGTTTATTGGTAACCCATCAATGAACATGTTGGACGCGAAATTGGTGGGGGAAGAAGGTAACTGGGAAGTGGAATTAGGCGAGGTTCGTATTCCGTTGCCAGAACGTTTTAAAGCGCATGCGTCTAAGAACTTAGCCTTGCACTTTGGTGTTCGTCCAACAGATATCCATCTGCGTGCAGAACAGGTCGACCACGACCGCGTGTTGCCGTTCCCAGTCAAAATCAAAGACAAGGAGCTATTGGGCGCGAGTATCTTGCTGAAAACAGAAATCGCAGGTCAGCCTCTTATGGTTGAAACACAAGCGGCAGAAGTGGATGTGGATACGCTGACTCTGTACTTGGATTTGGATGCGATTCACCTATTTGATGCATTGAGTGAAAACTCGCTCGCGACATTCTAA
- a CDS encoding RluA family pseudouridine synthase, whose translation MHSPEQYFTRFTADISGYELPAQFTFPFYYTPHPLCVLAAEQLQQHLTTQTDFEHDFGLEDEQSGRGKMFGVLLVRNPQGELGYFSAFSGKIADQNLLPGFVPPVFDMLTEEGFFRGETDAINTANAQYKAFTAKPELAQLKAEIQADRDAYQQEENAQRQVMIAGRADRKQQRQQGEQTLNPEDLKALLDDLGKQSVAEKNVLKYLKQAWDEKLAVKEVRLAELEHKLTELKEQRKDLSNALQHKLHKQYRFLDRRGAKRDLVDIFANTTNPVPPAGAGECAAPKLLQFAYKHSYQPLALAEFWWGVSPKSEVRQHKQFYPSCNSKCHPILGHMLQGLDVEPNPLAENWAEDKELEILFQDEAMVVVNKPSGLLSVPGKTIKDSAYTRLQAMFPDVEGPFVIHRLDMATSGILVFALTKRANKSLQKQFITRGVQKRYMALLEGVLTEPEGDVHLPMRGDPDDRPRQLVCFEHGKPAETYWQLIEVKDGRSKVYMYPKTGRTHQLRVHSAHHMGLNMAMVGDGLYGEKANRLHLHAEMLELDHPYSKERMYFQAECEF comes from the coding sequence ATGCACTCGCCTGAACAATACTTTACTCGATTTACTGCGGACATTTCTGGCTACGAATTGCCAGCGCAGTTTACGTTTCCGTTCTACTACACACCTCACCCATTGTGTGTGTTGGCTGCCGAGCAATTACAGCAGCACCTCACAACACAAACTGACTTCGAACACGATTTTGGTCTTGAGGATGAGCAAAGTGGACGTGGCAAGATGTTCGGTGTTTTGCTAGTGCGTAACCCGCAAGGTGAGCTTGGTTATTTTAGTGCTTTCTCAGGCAAGATTGCCGATCAAAACTTGCTTCCAGGTTTTGTTCCCCCTGTGTTTGATATGCTGACGGAAGAAGGCTTTTTCCGTGGCGAAACAGATGCAATCAACACGGCGAATGCACAATACAAAGCCTTCACTGCCAAACCAGAACTAGCACAACTGAAAGCAGAAATTCAAGCCGACCGCGACGCTTATCAGCAAGAAGAAAATGCCCAACGCCAAGTCATGATTGCAGGCCGAGCAGATCGCAAACAGCAGCGTCAACAAGGCGAGCAAACGCTGAATCCAGAAGACTTAAAAGCGCTACTGGATGATTTGGGCAAACAGAGTGTGGCAGAGAAAAATGTCCTCAAGTATCTCAAGCAAGCTTGGGACGAGAAGCTTGCAGTTAAAGAAGTGCGCCTCGCTGAACTTGAACATAAACTGACCGAACTCAAAGAGCAGCGCAAAGACTTGTCGAATGCTCTGCAACACAAGCTACATAAGCAATATCGTTTTCTCGATCGTCGAGGTGCGAAGCGTGACTTGGTGGATATTTTTGCGAATACCACCAACCCAGTGCCACCTGCGGGTGCTGGTGAGTGTGCGGCGCCGAAACTACTTCAGTTCGCATACAAACATAGCTACCAACCACTAGCATTAGCAGAGTTTTGGTGGGGGGTATCGCCAAAGTCGGAAGTGCGCCAGCACAAACAGTTCTACCCATCTTGCAACAGCAAATGCCACCCCATCTTGGGGCATATGCTGCAAGGCTTGGATGTAGAGCCAAACCCATTAGCAGAGAACTGGGCAGAAGATAAAGAGCTGGAAATCCTGTTCCAAGACGAAGCTATGGTCGTCGTTAACAAGCCATCAGGGTTACTTTCTGTTCCGGGTAAGACCATCAAAGACTCAGCGTATACGCGTCTACAAGCGATGTTCCCTGATGTGGAAGGTCCATTTGTGATTCATCGTCTAGATATGGCGACATCGGGGATTCTCGTGTTTGCGTTGACCAAACGTGCAAACAAGAGCCTGCAAAAGCAATTCATCACACGTGGCGTGCAAAAGCGTTATATGGCGCTGTTAGAAGGCGTGTTAACCGAGCCTGAGGGTGACGTTCATTTACCGATGCGCGGAGACCCAGACGACCGTCCAAGACAACTTGTGTGCTTTGAACACGGTAAGCCAGCGGAAACTTACTGGCAGCTGATTGAAGTAAAAGACGGGCGAAGCAAGGTATACATGTACCCGAAAACAGGGCGAACCCACCAACTGCGCGTACACAGCGCACATCACATGGGATTGAACATGGCAATGGTTGGCGACGGCTTATACGGCGAAAAAGCCAACCGTCTACATTTGCACGCGGAGATGCTGGAGTTAGACCATCCTTACAGTAAAGAGCGTATGTATTTCCAAGCAGAGTGTGAGTTTTAA
- a CDS encoding LacI family DNA-binding transcriptional regulator, translated as MKKNKKAASIYDVAKLAGVSPSTVSRFLNRTTYVSDDKSQNIEKAIKSLGYKPNYQMGQGTNTRSMTIGVLIQHPESPHTSRILNDMEKVLNAQGYSLVIATGHWQRSLESHALEYLAKSNVDGVIIVTGSLTEEQILDYAQRIPVVAVGYDVIGDKVRSINIDNVLGGYMATLHLMQQGHVNIAHIKGLLNQPDAVARFVGYKNALQEAGIKVLPKLTKQGDFSSETGYDKTVELIESKVHFSALFAANDQTAYGAIKALHDHGIRVPEDVSVIGFDDLPTSQYFTPALTTMRQPIEEVGAVCAESILNLLSGDRHEVRLPPIELIVRQSTVSKFR; from the coding sequence ATGAAAAAAAATAAAAAAGCGGCATCCATTTATGATGTGGCAAAGTTGGCGGGGGTTTCCCCGAGTACCGTTTCACGTTTCCTCAATCGCACGACGTATGTCTCTGACGATAAAAGCCAAAACATAGAAAAAGCGATCAAGTCACTGGGTTATAAGCCAAATTATCAAATGGGTCAGGGCACCAATACGCGTTCCATGACCATTGGTGTACTTATCCAACATCCAGAGAGCCCACACACCAGCCGTATCCTCAACGATATGGAGAAAGTGCTTAATGCACAGGGCTACTCTTTGGTGATTGCCACAGGGCATTGGCAGCGTTCACTGGAATCTCATGCTTTGGAGTATTTGGCAAAGAGTAATGTGGACGGAGTGATCATCGTGACGGGCAGTCTAACGGAAGAGCAGATTTTGGATTATGCCCAACGAATTCCGGTGGTTGCCGTTGGGTATGATGTGATTGGCGATAAGGTTCGATCGATAAATATAGATAATGTGTTGGGCGGATACATGGCTACCTTGCATTTAATGCAGCAAGGGCACGTGAATATTGCCCATATCAAAGGACTTTTGAATCAACCGGATGCCGTAGCTCGTTTTGTTGGCTACAAGAACGCTCTGCAAGAAGCTGGAATTAAAGTGCTTCCAAAATTGACCAAGCAAGGCGATTTCAGTAGTGAAACGGGCTACGATAAAACCGTTGAGTTGATTGAATCGAAAGTGCATTTCTCGGCGCTCTTTGCCGCCAATGACCAAACGGCCTATGGGGCGATAAAGGCATTGCATGATCATGGTATTCGTGTGCCAGAAGATGTGTCCGTCATTGGTTTTGATGACTTGCCAACTTCGCAATATTTCACCCCAGCACTTACCACAATGCGTCAGCCAATTGAAGAAGTTGGAGCGGTTTGTGCCGAGTCCATTCTCAATTTGTTGAGTGGTGATAGGCATGAGGTTCGTCTGCCGCCGATCGAGCTGATCGTTCGCCAATCGACGGTGTCTAAATTTCGTTAA
- a CDS encoding GH1 family beta-glucosidase: MNKFQLPQDSKLRSPEFLFGVATSSYQIEGGAQLGGRTPSIWDTFCDKPGAVDNADNGDVACDHFHLWKQDIEMIQGLGVGAYRLSMAWPRIIPEDGKVNEEGLKFYEQIIDECHARGLKVFVTLYHWDLPQYLEDKGGWLNRETAYKFEQYAKVVSAYFGDKINSYATLNEPFCSAYLGYRWGEHAPGLKGEREGFLSAHHLMLAHGLAIPHMRKNAPNAMHGCVFNATPAYPYSDADIGAAEYSDAEGYHWFMDPVLKGEYPQLVLDRQAHNLPMILEGDLDIIQTDLDFIGINFYTRCVVRYNEHGDIETVPQPEQEHTFIGWEIHPQALTDLLLRLNDRYPNLPPLYITENGAAGDDHCIDGEVNDEQRVRYFQQHLEALDAAIKAGVNVDGYFAWSLMDNFEWAYGYKQRFGIVHVDYQTQKRTLKASAIAYRNMLLARAEENQ, encoded by the coding sequence ATGAATAAATTCCAACTACCACAAGATTCAAAATTACGTAGCCCAGAGTTCTTATTTGGTGTCGCAACCTCTTCTTATCAGATTGAGGGCGGTGCACAACTGGGTGGGCGTACGCCTTCAATTTGGGACACCTTTTGCGATAAGCCAGGAGCTGTCGATAATGCAGACAATGGTGACGTGGCGTGTGACCATTTCCATCTGTGGAAGCAAGATATTGAAATGATTCAAGGGTTAGGCGTGGGTGCATACCGCCTTTCAATGGCGTGGCCTCGCATCATTCCTGAAGATGGCAAGGTGAATGAAGAAGGCTTGAAGTTCTATGAGCAAATCATCGATGAGTGTCATGCTCGTGGTTTGAAAGTATTCGTGACTCTATACCACTGGGATCTACCGCAATACCTTGAAGACAAAGGCGGCTGGCTAAACCGAGAAACGGCTTACAAGTTTGAGCAATACGCAAAAGTAGTCAGTGCTTACTTCGGCGACAAGATTAATTCATACGCAACATTAAACGAACCGTTCTGCTCTGCTTACTTAGGTTACCGCTGGGGTGAACATGCTCCAGGTCTTAAGGGTGAACGTGAAGGCTTCTTGTCTGCGCACCACTTGATGTTGGCCCATGGTCTTGCTATTCCACACATGCGTAAGAACGCACCCAATGCGATGCACGGCTGTGTATTTAATGCGACGCCAGCTTACCCATACAGCGACGCAGACATTGGTGCGGCAGAATACAGTGATGCAGAAGGCTACCATTGGTTTATGGATCCAGTACTAAAGGGGGAATACCCTCAACTCGTGTTGGATCGTCAGGCGCATAACCTACCTATGATTCTGGAAGGTGACCTCGATATTATCCAAACCGACTTGGACTTTATTGGCATTAACTTCTATACCCGTTGTGTGGTGCGTTACAACGAGCACGGTGACATTGAAACGGTGCCTCAACCGGAGCAAGAGCACACATTCATTGGTTGGGAAATTCACCCACAAGCGCTGACAGATTTGCTCCTGCGTTTGAATGACCGTTACCCGAACCTGCCACCACTTTACATCACTGAAAACGGCGCAGCAGGCGATGACCACTGCATTGACGGCGAAGTGAATGATGAGCAGCGCGTGCGTTATTTCCAACAGCACTTAGAAGCGCTAGATGCAGCTATTAAGGCCGGTGTGAATGTGGATGGCTACTTCGCTTGGAGCCTAATGGACAACTTCGAGTGGGCTTACGGTTATAAGCAGCGCTTTGGCATTGTCCACGTGGATTACCAAACGCAAAAGCGCACCTTAAAAGCGAGCGCAATTGCTTATCGCAACATGCTGTTGGCTCGAGCTGAGGAGAATCAGTAA
- a CDS encoding MATE family efflux transporter, which yields MPKSQNINQRMSIVALAWPILVEILLRTALGTSDVFMLSGYSDKAVSAVGVITQLTFFLIIVSTFVSSGTGILIAQYNGAGRERESVDVGVASVALSVVVGAFLSVLAVIGAVFFLPYYGLEAQVEQYAREYLLISGAMTFNVTIGIVFTTILRSHGYSRSPMVVNLISGVFNIIGNYIALYQPFGLPVYGVEGVAVATVVSQVIGTLLLGVILKRSSIELPMSKVKQVPKDVFKKILKIGGMNAGEVLSYNMAQICIVYFVVQMGTSSLAAFTYAQNIARFSFAFALAIGQAAQIQTGYYIGKGWVTSILKRVQIYFLVGFAASTAATCLIYLFHEEILSVFTDQPEILALAGALVMGSIVLEAGRVFNLIFISALKGAGDIKFPVQMGILSMWGLGVVFSYLFGIHLGYGVIGAWMAIALDEWVRGIIMARRWRSQVWTKFKVS from the coding sequence ATGCCTAAAAGCCAGAATATCAACCAACGTATGTCCATCGTGGCATTGGCTTGGCCGATACTTGTCGAAATTTTGCTACGGACGGCTTTAGGAACCAGTGACGTATTCATGTTGAGTGGTTACTCAGACAAAGCCGTGTCTGCGGTCGGTGTTATCACTCAATTAACGTTTTTCTTGATCATCGTATCCACCTTTGTCAGCAGTGGCACGGGCATTTTGATTGCGCAATATAACGGTGCAGGACGTGAAAGAGAGTCGGTTGATGTCGGTGTTGCCAGCGTTGCGTTATCGGTCGTTGTTGGTGCGTTCTTAAGTGTGCTTGCCGTGATTGGTGCGGTGTTCTTCTTGCCGTATTACGGGTTAGAAGCGCAAGTTGAACAGTATGCGCGCGAGTACTTACTGATCAGCGGGGCGATGACGTTCAACGTCACCATCGGTATCGTCTTCACCACGATTTTGCGTAGCCACGGTTATTCACGCTCGCCAATGGTCGTTAACCTAATTTCTGGTGTGTTCAACATCATTGGTAACTACATTGCGCTCTATCAGCCGTTTGGTTTGCCTGTGTATGGCGTTGAAGGTGTTGCAGTGGCGACAGTAGTGAGCCAAGTCATTGGTACGTTATTGCTGGGGGTGATTTTGAAACGCAGCAGCATCGAACTGCCAATGTCCAAGGTAAAACAAGTGCCGAAAGACGTGTTCAAGAAGATCCTAAAAATCGGTGGCATGAACGCGGGCGAAGTGCTGTCTTACAACATGGCGCAGATCTGTATCGTGTACTTTGTGGTGCAAATGGGGACGTCATCACTTGCAGCGTTTACCTATGCACAAAACATCGCGCGTTTCTCGTTCGCGTTTGCGCTGGCGATTGGTCAGGCGGCACAGATCCAGACGGGTTACTACATTGGTAAAGGTTGGGTAACCAGTATTTTGAAGCGCGTGCAGATCTACTTCTTGGTCGGGTTTGCTGCATCAACGGCGGCAACGTGTTTGATTTACTTGTTCCACGAAGAGATTTTGAGTGTGTTTACCGATCAGCCTGAAATCTTAGCCTTGGCAGGCGCATTGGTAATGGGTTCCATCGTGCTAGAAGCTGGCCGTGTGTTTAACCTCATCTTCATCTCGGCACTGAAAGGCGCTGGTGACATCAAATTCCCTGTGCAAATGGGTATTTTAAGCATGTGGGGCTTAGGTGTGGTGTTTTCTTACCTCTTCGGTATTCACTTAGGCTACGGCGTCATTGGTGCTTGGATGGCGATTGCTCTGGATGAATGGGTACGGGGTATCATCATGGCAAGACGTTGGCGCTCACAAGTGTGGACTAAGTTTAAGGTAAGTTAA
- a CDS encoding LacI family DNA-binding transcriptional regulator, whose translation MATIKDVSEYAGVSQATVSRVINGTSRVSHDKKLKVEKAIQTLGYRPNSIAQALASSRTGSIGIIVPELGGPFYSGILHSMEERLRRFGYHVIVTAGSNSEQSQRESVEFLLGRRVDAMILHAQNLTDDYLIDLKEKGMPVVLVNRFIPEMAQSCIEIDNEFGGQLATEYLLRMGHRNIACITGPLDKSDARGRLQGYRKALEEAGIEYDEALVSEAGFTEESGESAMRKLLKRDCHFTAVFACNDHMAFGAYEVLKAHGVDVPEQVSLVGFDDILFARYLTPALTTVNFPIEQMSAEAVQLVIQILNKNKRDVNFKLSPALVPRSSVKELHTL comes from the coding sequence GTGGCGACGATTAAAGATGTATCTGAATACGCTGGTGTTTCTCAGGCTACGGTTTCTCGTGTGATCAACGGCACCAGCCGAGTGAGTCATGATAAAAAGCTGAAAGTCGAAAAAGCGATTCAAACACTTGGCTATCGTCCTAATTCTATTGCGCAGGCATTGGCATCAAGCCGCACGGGCAGCATTGGCATCATAGTGCCGGAGCTTGGTGGCCCATTTTACTCTGGCATCTTACACAGCATGGAAGAGCGTCTACGTCGTTTTGGCTACCACGTGATTGTTACTGCGGGTTCTAACTCAGAACAAAGTCAGCGTGAATCGGTGGAGTTTCTTCTTGGTCGACGCGTTGATGCCATGATTTTGCACGCACAAAACCTAACAGATGATTATTTAATCGATCTTAAAGAAAAGGGTATGCCGGTGGTGTTAGTTAACCGCTTCATCCCTGAAATGGCACAAAGCTGTATTGAGATCGACAACGAATTTGGTGGCCAGTTGGCGACCGAATACTTGTTGCGTATGGGGCATCGCAACATAGCGTGTATCACCGGCCCTCTGGACAAGTCCGATGCACGGGGGCGTCTACAAGGTTACCGCAAGGCTCTTGAAGAAGCGGGAATTGAGTATGACGAAGCATTGGTCTCAGAGGCCGGTTTTACCGAAGAGTCTGGGGAAAGCGCAATGCGCAAGTTGTTGAAGCGCGATTGTCATTTTACTGCCGTATTTGCTTGTAATGATCACATGGCCTTTGGTGCTTATGAAGTGCTTAAAGCCCATGGCGTTGATGTTCCTGAGCAAGTATCTCTGGTTGGATTTGATGACATTTTGTTTGCGCGCTACCTCACGCCAGCCCTTACCACAGTTAACTTCCCTATTGAGCAAATGAGTGCTGAAGCTGTCCAGCTCGTGATTCAAATCCTCAATAAAAACAAACGAGATGTGAACTTCAAATTATCACCGGCCTTAGTGCCAAGAAGTTCGGTCAAGGAACTGCATACCCTATAA
- a CDS encoding ABC transporter substrate-binding protein, producing MKLKTLTLAMTAALGVAATVNAADESKIRFDGFPDFDSSLKVLLPDFEKETGIKVDYLMNNHGDHHTKLTTNLATGSGAGDVIVVDVEKIGPFVASGGLVNLSEKYGADKYAESFAPYAWAQGKGADGDVYGMPVDLGPGVMYYRTDIFEKAGIDINEAIKDWDSYIAAGEKLKQQNVQLIASAADVAQAIIFTTVPEGEGLYFDKDGNPVVTSERFVHAFEVAKEIRDKGLDGRILAWSNEWYEGFRNGTFATQLSGAWLLGHLNNWIAPETAGSWGVSNLPDGIYGSWGGSFLSIPTQSKHQDDAWKLIEYMTTKREIQLKHFDTIAAFPANTTTYDDPMFEEKIEFLGGQQARLLFAEVAQNIKPVAPAKGDHVARSIILENALMEVLDEGKDIETALKDAERMIKRRTRNM from the coding sequence ATGAAACTGAAAACTTTGACGCTTGCGATGACCGCTGCATTGGGTGTGGCTGCGACGGTAAACGCAGCTGATGAATCCAAAATTCGCTTTGATGGCTTCCCAGATTTCGACAGCAGTTTGAAAGTGCTGCTACCGGATTTCGAGAAAGAAACAGGGATTAAGGTTGATTACCTGATGAATAACCACGGTGATCACCATACAAAGCTAACAACCAACCTAGCAACGGGCTCTGGTGCGGGTGATGTGATTGTTGTTGATGTAGAAAAAATAGGCCCATTTGTGGCATCGGGTGGTTTGGTTAACCTGTCTGAAAAATACGGCGCTGACAAATACGCAGAGAGCTTCGCACCTTATGCATGGGCGCAAGGTAAAGGCGCAGACGGTGATGTGTACGGTATGCCTGTCGACCTTGGTCCGGGTGTGATGTACTACCGCACTGACATTTTCGAAAAAGCGGGTATTGATATCAACGAAGCGATCAAAGATTGGGATTCTTACATTGCAGCAGGTGAAAAACTTAAACAACAGAATGTTCAATTGATTGCCTCTGCAGCAGATGTGGCGCAAGCGATCATCTTCACCACAGTACCTGAGGGGGAGGGTCTTTACTTTGATAAAGACGGCAACCCAGTAGTGACGTCAGAGCGCTTTGTTCACGCTTTTGAAGTAGCAAAAGAGATCCGTGATAAAGGCTTGGACGGTCGCATTCTTGCGTGGTCAAACGAATGGTACGAAGGTTTCCGTAACGGCACATTTGCAACACAGCTTTCTGGTGCTTGGCTACTTGGTCACCTAAACAACTGGATTGCGCCAGAAACAGCCGGCAGCTGGGGCGTATCTAACCTTCCTGATGGTATTTACGGAAGCTGGGGTGGCTCATTCCTTTCTATTCCTACGCAATCTAAGCACCAAGATGACGCTTGGAAGCTGATCGAATACATGACAACTAAGCGTGAGATTCAACTTAAACACTTCGACACTATTGCAGCATTCCCTGCAAACACCACAACTTACGACGACCCTATGTTTGAAGAGAAAATTGAATTCTTAGGTGGTCAGCAGGCGCGCTTACTGTTTGCTGAAGTGGCACAAAACATCAAACCAGTGGCACCAGCGAAAGGCGACCACGTTGCTCGCTCTATCATCTTAGAAAATGCACTGATGGAAGTGTTGGATGAAGGCAAAGACATTGAAACGGCATTGAAAGATGCAGAGCGCATGATCAAGCGCCGTACTCGCAACATGTAA